Proteins from one Podospora pseudoanserina strain CBS 124.78 chromosome 1, whole genome shotgun sequence genomic window:
- a CDS encoding hypothetical protein (COG:C; COG:H; EggNog:ENOG503NWEM), with protein MFSQSDIPETNVDVLIIGAGPAGLMAAASFAHLTAIPSASPLSVRIIDKRSTKIFSGQADGLQCRSLEIFDSLGFADRAWKEANHMIEICMWNPDATGIIQRSDRIPDTIVGLSRFQQIVLQQGRIERFFLDNIQKYSGGAIKVERAILPTSLQIGEERVKVTVRKLTEEEATPPQATTGSKSDVTDGLFRSNLVGDDYEDKITDAKGGEEEVINAKFVIGCDGARSWTRRALGPEFELQGEATDFIWGVMDIIPFTDFPDIRMRCAIHSANDGSLMVIPRENRLVRLYIQLKEVTPDASGRADRSKITPELIFGAAQKILRPYKIDYEYCDWWTAYQIGQRISPSFSHPSNKVFLAGDAVHTHSPKAGQGMNVSMQDSFNLAWKVGLIAKGICHPRILDTYQSERRRVAQDLIEFDHKFSRLFSGRPAKDVMDAEGVSMAEFKDAFLKGNLFASGLSVDYGPSSLVVKSGDPGELGDRSVRSRNLEGVCRITVEEFEVKQSLAKGLPVGMRFNSFKVLNQACARPWHFQERLKADGRFRIVLFAGDILDPAQKQRVKVFCDKLNSSNGFMRRATPEGAKIDSVIEVLTIHSAKRTETELLRDFPDILHPFDPHTGWDYNKVFVDEESYHEGFGDAYKNYGVDKEKGCVVAVRPDQYVGWVGELEDFEQLQEYFEGIFLV; from the exons ATGTTCTCTCAGTCCGATATTCCGGAGACGAATGTCGACGT CCTCATCATTGGCGCCGGGCCTGCCGGGCTCATGGCTGCCGCATCTTTCGCTCACCTCACCGCTATCCCCTCTGCCTCTCCGCTTTCAGTTCGGATCATAGACAAGCGTTCCACAAAGATATTTTCGGGCCAGGCCGACGGTCTTCAATGCCGCTCTCTTGAAATCTTTGACTCTCTTGGCTTTGCTGACAGGGCATGGAAGGAAGCAAACCACATGATCGAAATCTGCATGTGGAATCCTGACGCGACAGGTATCATTCAACGGAGCGACAGAATCCCCGATACGATTGTGGGGCTGTCCAGATTCCAACAGATTGTGTTGCAACAGGGCAGGATTGAGAGGTTCTTTTTGGACAACATCCAGAAATACTCTGGGGGTGCCATCAAAGTCGAGAGGGCGATCCTACCAACCAGTTTGCagattggggaggagagagttAAAGTGACGGTGAGAAAGCTaacagaagaggaagctACTCCGCCGCAAGCTACGACAGGCAGCAAGAGTGATGTGACAGATGGGCTCTTTCGGAGTAACCTTGTGGGGGATGACTACGAGGACAAGATCACAGATGCaaagggtggggaggaagaagtgaTCAATGCAAAATTCGTCATTGGGTGTGACGGTGCTAGGAGCTGGACCAGACGGGCACTTGGTCCCGAGTTCGAGCTACAAGGCGAAGCAACCGACTTCATTTGGGGAGTTATGGATATCATCCCTTTCACTGACTTTC CCGACATTCGCATGCGCTGTGCTATCCACTCAGCCAACGATGGGAGTCTCATGGTCATCCCTCGCGAGAACCGGCTGGTGAGATTGTACATTCAGCTCAAGGAGGTCACGCCGGACGCATCCGGCAGGGCAGACAGGTCCAAGATCACACCGGAGCTCATCTTTGGCGCTGCGCAAAAGATTTTAAGGCCATATAAGATCGACTATGAATATTGCGACTGGTGGACCGCGTACCAG ATCGGACAACGTATCTCACCCTCCTTTTCGCACCCTTCCAATAAGGTATTCCTTGCGGGCGATGCAGTGCACACTCATTCCCCCAAAGCAGGACAAGGCATGAACGTTTCTATGCAGGACTCATTCAACTTGGCGTGGAAGGTTGGGCTCATAGCCAAGGGGATTTGTCATCCCAGGATTTTGGACACATATCAGTCCGAGAGACGCCGAGTTGCTCAGGACCTTATCGAGTTCGACCACAAGTTCAGTCGTTTGTTCAGCGGGCGCCCGGCGAAGGATGTTATGGACGCAGAAGGCGTGAGCATGGCTGAATTTAAGGACGCGTTCCTGAAAGGGAACCTGTTTGCCAGCGGATTGAGTGTTGACTATGGTCCAAGTTCTTTGGTCGTCAAGAGCGGCGACCCTGGCGAACTGGGCGATAGGAGCGTTAGAAGCCGGAATTTGGAAGGGGTGTGCAGAATTACCGTGGAGGAGTTCGAGGTGAAGCAGAGCCTGGCCAAAGGGCTGCCTGTGGGGATGAGGTTCAACAGTTTTAAAGTCCTTAACCAGGCGTGTGCTCGGCCATGGCATTTCCAAGAGAGGCTGAAGGCTGATGGACGGTTCCGCATTGTGTTGTTTGCCGGGGACATACTGGATCCAGCACAGAAGCAGCGAGTTAAGGTGTTCTGTGATAAGCTAAACTCGTCCAACGGCTTTATGAGAAGGGCTACTCCGGAGGGGGCTAAGATTGATAGTGTGATCGAGGTGTTGACAATCCACTCAGCCAAAAGGACCGAGACAGAGCTCCTGCGAGATTTCCCCGATATCCTGCATCCCTTCGACCCACACACCGGATGGGACTACAACAAGGTTTTTGTCGATGAAGAGAGTTACCATGAAGGGTTTGGCGATGCATACAAGAATTACGGAGTTGATAAGGAGAAAGGGTGCGTTGTGGCTGTCAGACCGGATCAATatgtgggttgggttggtgagttGGAAGACTTTGAGCAGTTGCAGGAGTACTTTGAGGGCATTTTCCTCGTATAA